GGTTCTTCTCCTTCTGGAAGATTGGAATTATCTACTCCATACAAGTGAATATCACTTTTGAATAAACCCAGTATCTTATAAGGTGTCCCTTTGACAAAGAAATCAATTTTGTATGGTTGACTTTTATTTTCCTTGAAATATTTCATTTCATATTCATCATATGCTATTTCATTTGGATATACAAAAGGACCTACCCATTTACCATCATGCTTAAAATGAATTTTGCTAGGTGGTGCATTGGAGTAAGAAGCCGAAAAATCTTCCAAACCTTTTGGTGCTAGAAAACCAGCAAAAATAACTCCAAAATATAAAATACCTAAAATCCAAAAACTTATAACAGCTAATCTATGTTTGATAAGCTTTCGATACATTAACTGCCATTGGGATGCTAAATAATATTTTTCTTGTTTACGAATTTGTTTTTCTTTCTTCTTTTTTTGACGTCTTTCCTTATCAAATAAATTCTGAAGGAAAGAAACATTAATCTTTTGTTTTTCCATTATTTACTTTCCTCCATATGTTTTATTCTAGGATCCAATACTGCTAACAGTATGTCCGATAATAATGTTCCCAAAACTACTAATGTAGCAGATATTAATAAAATACCACCTGATAAATATACATCTTGAGATTGAAGCGCTTTCAAAAGTATTGGTCCTTGAGTTGGAAGCATTAACACAATTGCAGTAATAGTTGAACCAGTAAAAATGTTTGAAATCATAGGTCCTAATCCAGCTACTATTGGATTAAGTACAGATCTCATGGCATATTTATACGTAATCGTACTTTCACTTACTCCTTTTGCTCTAGTACATAGTACATATGGTTTTTCTTGTTCATCTAACATTTGTGCACGAACAATACGAATCAAACTACAAGTTCCACCTGTTCCAATAACAATAATTGGTATAATTAAATGTGATAAAAAATCTACAAATGATGCCCACGAGGTTATACCACCCTCTGGAAATAATCCCATAAGTGGTTTTCCGAACCACTTGTACGAAGCAAACATTAAAACAATTGCAAATAAAAAATTCGGTATTGCCATTCCTAAGAATCCAATAAATGTAAAAATATAATCTCCAATTGAATATTGGTGTTTAGCAGCATATATGGCTATAGGAATAGAAACTAAATAAGTAAATAACATTGTTACAAAAGATAATAATAATGTATTACCTAAAACTTCTCCAATCTTAGATAGAACCTCTTGGTTATAATAAAAAGATATTCCCCAATCACCTTTAAATATCCCTGTAAGCCAACTAAAGTATTGTTCTAAAATTGGTTTATCAACACCATACATTTCTTTCAATAATTCTACCTCATCTTGAGTTACCGTTTCCCCTTCAGCAATCATATTAGTAACTATAGTATCAACATAATCACCAGGCGGAAGCTGTATAACCACAAAAACAGCAAATGTAATAATAAAAATCGTTATACAAGCCATAAATATTCTTTTAAGAATAAATTTTGTCATCTTAATCACCTTTATTATAATATTTTTAAGAATTTCAATGAATATAGTAGATTAGAAAAGCCAAAATATATGTGTAACATTAAATAATCGGCACCAAAAAATTATTTAAGTTATTAAACTTATTAAATTGAGGTGAACTAATTTCAACTTAGTTAACAAACTAATACGATACACATTTATTAAATTTTTATTGTATTCTTATTTAAAACAATATGTAGAATTTACTTAAAATAAATTCTACATATTAATAATTAAGTTAAATACTTTAGAACTCACTATTTAAAACATATAAAATCTACTTAACTATATACGCTTGTTCAAATCTAGCAAGATTTTCAAATCTAAATTCATCTGCAAGCACTAAACCATCTGGGTAATTTTTCAAATCATTGCCAATAAGAAATCTAGCAGGAGCAGGTGATAAAAATCCAATACCCCAAATATTTTCTTTATGTAAGTCATATATTTTTTGTGCAGTTTCAGAAACTACTTTATTTCTATCAGTGCCAGTAGCAGTTATAATGTTTTCATAAGCTTTAACTAACTCTAACATATCTCCCGTAGGTTCAATTCCTCCGTTAACTTCTGATTTGTTATCCTCATACCATTTACCATAAGCTCCATACCAAGCCTCATAATTTCTCATTGGAACCATTGAATCAGGACGCAAAACAGGTGTAGCACCATAAGGTAATCGAATGGATGTGTCATGATCATTAGCTAAATCCATTTTTGAAATATCTGCTTCTATCTTGCTACTAACTTTTACACCGATTTTCTTATAAGCTGATTGCAATAATGATAAAAACTCTGCATTTTCTTTCATTTTATCTTCACTAATATAGAAAAGTAATTCTACCTCTTTATCAGTTCCCTTCATTTTACGATAAGTTCCTTGTTTTCCAACCCATGGTTCTGTTATATCATCAAGTATTTTATTTGCTTTTTCCACATCATATTCTGTCCATTTTTTAGACCATTCTTCATCGTAGCCAAGCATACCTTTTGCAGGTGACAATTGCCAAGGTTCTAGTTGATTATTTGCCAAGGTTGAATTCAACAAGTTTCTATCCACTGCTATAGATAACGCTTGTCTAAAACGTTTATCTTGATATAATTTTCTTTTATCTAAATCTTTATGAGTTGGATTTAAACAAAAACCAAATTGAGCCCATGTTACATCACTCCATTTAGATACTCTATGGGTATCTTTTGTAGAACTTGCTATTGTTGAATATTGTTCTGGTTTCATTAGTAGAAAGTTAAATTCTCCAGCTACCGCTTTTAGAGTTACTTGATCAAGCTCATTGATGATCTGAATTTTAATACTATCCACATATGGTAATTGTCTACCTTCGCTATCTGTTTTCCAAAAATATGGATTTCTAACTAATTCATATGTTTCGCCAACTTTGTCCCAATTGTTCTTTGTGGCAATAAAACTTCTTAATTGAGGTATTTGATAATAATCCCAATTATAGTATCCTACACCTTTTCCCATAGTCGTATATGAATCCCATTGCTTTTCAAGTGTTTTATTCGCATTAGCAAGAGCTTCTTCTTCTGTTATGAGAGGAAAAGTTTCATCATCTGTTACACCATCTTTACGGGCAACAAAATCTTTATAGACATGTTTAGGAGCAAACATCCATTTATTATCTACTGCTACAGCTTCTGGAAAATTTGGCTTTGGTGCTGCAAAAGTAATTGTTAATTCATAATCATCCACTTTTTCAAATTCAGCCCAATAGTTTTTTTCATCTTTTATTACATAGTAACAACGATAAGGTTTTGATGTAAACGCATTATAATAATTTTCATCACCAACATTAACAGGTGTTCTATCAGCATTTAATGCAGGTGTTGACATATGATTATAATAGAAAAGAACATCATCAGCTGTAAAAGGTTCCCCATCAGACCATTTCATACCTTCCCTAAGTTCAATTGTCCATACGGTACTATCTTCATTAGCATGAAAATCTTTACATACATTTGGTTCTACTTCACCAGAACCATCCTGTTTAAACCGGAACATACTCTGCTCAGTGTAAGGTCCCCATGTCCAATGAGCATGATCATGAGTTGTAGTAACAATATTTCCACCATATATACCTAGTTCTTCAATATCTGACTCCACCATGACATCTTCGGTAATAGGTAAACGATATTCAAGACTAGGAAGTTCTCCAGCTTTTACTTTTTCAGCTAACATTGGTGCCTCTTTTTGTAATTCTGTAGTATCACTATTTGAAATATTAGTATCAACATCGTTTTCTTCATCAGAAGTTGTCTCTTTCGGTGTGGAACTACACCCAATCATACTAATAGTCATGATACATACCAACATAAACGTACATATTTTCTTAAACATAATGATAAACCCTCCTCCGTCTACTGTTTAATAATTCAACACTTTCAAACAATAATAATTTAATTCATTAAAAAATAAGTCTACAATTTTGATATAATTAATGCATATAATATGTGCATATTCAATATATTTTTTAGTACTATTTAGGCTAATATTTTTAAATATTTTTTTATTTTTTATGCATTTATTATATATAAATCATTAATTTTTGTACTTATATTATATATATTAACCAATATTGAAATAATAGTAAATATGCTTATGTCCTAGTTCTATGTATTAATGTCTTAACCATATATTTCAAAAAAAAATTGGTAATCCCTAGCTAAATACATCTAATTTAATCAAATTAATGCAACTAATCATTAGTCTATATTTTAATTCCTAACTCTTTTTTATTTATCTCTTCTAATTTATTCTTTATCAATTCTGGTATCTCAACATATAGTTCTTCCCAAGTTACATACATATCGTCTGTGATGTTCTTCATTTGGAATTCCATACTTGGTTTAAATCTATAACCTCTCAAACATCTTTCAACCATTTTATTAATTTTTTCATTGGTCTCATATCTACCTCTGCCAATTTCAGTAACTATTAATCCATCGATTCCTGCTTTCTCATCATTTACTTCATACATGTTCGGTATCATATAAAAATACTCCGCTTTGGGCATAAACGCATGTTTACCTGGTTGACAATATAATCTAACATGTGTTTTATCCTCAATATTACTTCTATCTTTCATTAAAGCTTTAATGTATTTACCGTGAAAACTAGCCTCACAATCTACAATATTACCTTTATTATCAATGTGTACCCAAATATGTTCCAAGTCAAATAAATGTTGAATATCAAAATCCCAATATATGGCATATTCAATAACAAAGTCGGTATCCTTAATTTCTATATACCTATCAAAAGATGGAGAGATCCCCGATTCATATAATATTGTATATCCAACTCTCAGTGGAATGAATGGCTCCTTTTTGTCATAATAGATATGTGGTGCATAATTTTTAACAATTTCTATATCCAATTTTATTCCTCCTTAAATTTCTAATTAAATACAAGGTCTACTAGATGAAATCATTTAATTAGTAATCTCTCTAACCTCGATTGCCCCTGTATATTGACATAAATCTTGAACAATCTTTGATCCTTTTATATATCTTGGAACCTCTACCGTATACACTGTTGTTTTATATTTTGTTTTTATGGATTCATCCTCTTGGATATCCATATATTTAATATTTCTTACCTTGACATTTTTTCTTTTAAAATATTTTTGTGCCTTTTCTCGAAAATTATCTTCTGTGTTATATGAAATTTCAAAATCAATATTTTGAAATTGGTCAATGAATTTCTTCTCCACACGCTTTAAGATAATGAGGGCAATTAATACTGCTATCAAAGAAGCAAGACTTATAAAATACATACCTAACCCAATAGCTAATCCAATACAAGATACGACCCAAACGGATGCAGCTGTCGTTAGTCCCTTAACCAATCCCTTTTCACGGATAATTGTTCCTGCTCCAAGAAAGCCTATTCCCGTTATTACTTGTGCACCCATCCTTCCAATATCCGCTTTTAATGATGATGCTAGAATAGGATTCTCCATAATCATTTTTTTTGTATTTTCAATCATTTCAATTTGAATAAGGGAAATTACAGTTGCACCTACAGAAACTAATATATGAGTACGAAATCCAGCAGGTCTATTCTTGAATTCTCGTTCATAACCAATCAACCCTCCCACAATAATCGCAAGTAACAATCTGACTCCTACTTCATATGGCTCCATTTATCTCACCCCCTCCCCGATAATGCAGTTAGCAAAACGCATACTCATATAATAGGATTATAATGGTCGTTGATAAATTGTTTCAATTCATTTATCTCTCTATCTTTTTGCTCTATAATTTGATTAAGAAGTCTGATCTGGTTGTCTTTGTTTTCATTAGTTGATGAATTATCATTTTTTAGATTTCTCTTGTATTGGCTAGGTGATATACCTATCGTTTTCTTAAACATCTTCGAAAACTGAAACTGGTCTTTATATCCTACAGAACGTGCTATGCCGGATATGGATAACATACTGTTTTTCATGATTTCACATGCTTTTTTCATCCTATAGTTAATAACATATTTCTGCGGAGACATATTCAGATTGTTTTTAAATACATGATGCAGATATTTTCTATCGATATTTACATATCTTGATATCTCTGCTATTGATATTTCCTTAGAAAAATTCATTTTGATGAATTCCAATGCTTTTCTTACATAATAGAATTCGCTATCTATTAGTTTTTCTTTTACAGCCTCCTTATCTGCTATATCTCTCAGATATGCGATTATATTGTATAAGACAGCCATCATTTTACAGTATCTATTATGACCTAATCCAAACTTGGCAAACTCTATCATATTATTAAAACATTCTTCCAAAAAGTCATCATCATTTTTATCTGTATACGTTGGACTGTTCACGGATAAATTAGCTCGATATAAATATTCTGTTGCAATATTACCTGAAAATCCTACCCAAGAATATTTCCAAGGCTCATCATTATCCGCAACAAAGTATGTTACCGTATTAGGAGAAACTAAAAAACCTTGCCCTTCATGAAGATCATAACTAACATTATTCACTTGAAGAATTCCTTTACCTTCATGGATGTAATAAATCAAGAAATGATCTACAACTTTTGAACCCCAAGATTGATTGGGACTGCACTCTTCTGAACCACAGTAATAGATATGTAAATTTATATTTGTTGTGGATCTATTAGATATTTGAATTATATTGTTTTCAAACATAAGTCTTCCTCCAAAATTCATATATAGATTTGCTGTTTTAATAGAACAAAAGAGGCTATGCCTCGTTCCGCATCAGCGGATTTGTCGTTAGGAAAGTTTCCTTAGCGCATATGAAAACGCTCCTATTTCATATGCTTAAAAGTAGGACTTTCCTATAAGATAATAAAATGATTGCATGTCATAATTCAGCAATCAAAACATTCAATCAATATGTGTTTAGTCATAACTATATTATATATTTTATTTTTTGAATGTACATGTGATTACATCTTGATATTATGTGTTTATGTCTTATAATATTATTTAGTCATATTTAATATAAACTCATCTATTACACAACATCATTCTAAAATAATATACAATACCTATGGTTTTTATTGCTTAGTATTATATATTTTATTGTATAGATTGGATCTTAATAAGTTTAAATTATTCTTAGTTTTATTTTTTATGATATATGTACCCAAACAATTTATGCATTTATGTCTTACTAAACACCTTACTTTTTTCAATTAACCTCCAAAAATAGTATGTTAATATTTTAATATAAATTTCTTTTACTCTATAATTTCTTAATAAATAAAAAAGTATGCCTCTATAATAGCGACATACTTTTATTGATTTTCATTTATTATGATAATATTTATCCCATTCTTTTTTTGATTCAAAGAACTCTAGGGCATCATTATTCCATGGTTGATATAAAGTATATTCATTAATATCATATGAAGAATATATTTTTTTATATGCTGATCCATTTGGAATATGATGTTTATATTTTCTTACTGCTTTTGATACTTTTCTATTAATCCATCCATTACATCTAGAACCATTCTTAGATTGTAATGCTGGTGTTTTCTTATAAGATCTGCTCATCTATATCACCTCCCGTTAGTAGAACGGGATTAAAATATAGGTTCCTCCTTTTGTTGATTTCACTTTCATATCGTATCTCCTAATCTTTCTCATCGTTTGTAACAGTCAACAATAAGTATTAATTATAGCATAAACAATCATTTATAATATTAAAAATGTCTTACATATCTTATACATGGATAACTTTTTTCTATCTTGATTCTAATATCCTAATTCATCAAGAATCTTCTGCTTTTTATCTACGTATTCTTTAACATATCCTTCAGCTTCCATTTCTGGACGTCCTGCACAATAATCCACAACTACTATTTGTGCCTGACCTTCGTCATAATTATCTTCTATATCTTGGGATGGCAGTAATTTATAATAAAAAATATCTGAATGTCCCATACCAACTTCGGTTCTGCTTTCAAACAATATGTCTTCTTCAGTTGCCTCATCTGAGAACTCGAATATATCAATACCATGCTTTGGTTCATTAGATAATAATACTTTCTCATTTCCCTTATCATCTATTGATACTATTTCATTCCCCCCATTTCCAATCATAGTATGAATCCTTACACCCGGTTCATGAGTCAATATAATATATTCATTGCTACTATCATTATGAATAATGTCCAATGCGGGTCGATCCGTAATTTGCATCAGTCTATCATCTCTCAACACATAATACCCTGCTTCTCCATAGAATTCACAGTCTTTTACATATTTTATACTTCTTCCTTCATAGGGCTCGTTGGGTATATCTTGTGACACACTATAGGAATCGATTATATCAGCATCATCTGCCCTGATACACATAATTTTTGTCATTGATTCATTAATTGTTTCCGTTATCAAACACTTACCCTCAAAAGATAGAATACTTGTATCAACCTCAAGAGAATGAAACCTTATCTCCTGATTATCAATATAATAATATCCATCCTTCCCTTCTACCACCATTACATTTTGTGATATAAAGTAATTGCCATTCTCAAAAGGATAAAAAGCAAATTCATTCTCTCTTAGATTAGATATAGTCTCTGAGACCTCACCCTCCCTAACAGCAAGTAATTTTGATTGCTTTTCTTCTCTATCTATCTCAAAAATGTAATCCACTTCATCTATTGACATACCATATTCATAATCCCATGAAAAATACTCATTAGCATCTCTTGTCAATACTAGAGTCTCATCTAAAGTATTTTTATCAATTCTATAAAGATAAACCTTATCTTCATCAAAACCCTTTGCATAAAAATAATCCACATTATTATCAGTACTTATAGTGTCTTTAATATTTCCTATTTCAGAGCTAAGGGTATCTACATCCAAAATCCTTTTATGAATCTTATCATCCTCTTCAATGACATATGTAGGAGATATAACACCTTCAGACCCTCTAATCAATTCCTCAACAGAAAAATATCCTTTTTCAATAAAGAAACGTGCCATATTATAAGTCCAATTATCATTACGATAATATGTCAATGTCAAAAATCTAGTAGTCAATGTGACAGCTGTATATCTAGTGAAAGTAATATTCTCACTGAATGATTTCGCTTCTTCTTCAGTTGCAATACTCTCAGTCCATTGGTCGTCATCAGCTTGTACACGTCTTAGAAAAAGTGCATATTGTTCAAAAGTGATATCCATTGAACTACCGTATTTCGTTCCACTGATTCCTTTGGTCAATCCACTCTCATATAACCAACCTACGTATGGGTCAGCCCACTCGGGTACATCATCAAATGGATGGGACCACTCTCCAGCAAGTGCTTGTTCTTCTTCTGACAGTAGCCTTACTAACATAACTGCCGCTTCAACTCTTTTTAATCCTCTGTCCAATTCAAATCCATTGGAAGTGCCTTTGAACAATCCTAGAGTTTTTAGCATTTCTGCCTGTTTCTCACCATCATCGATTATTCCTTCTGTATGAACTCCCTTTATGGTTTCTTCACCAACTTCTGTAGTTTCGGCAAATATTTGATTACTGGACAATAATACTAAAATAATTATCGTTGATAAAATTCTTTTCATAATTCTCTCCCCATTCTTTTCAACTATATTATATACTTATCTTCCAAACTATTCCATATTGTTTATAGACATAAATAAAAACTTCTCCCATAAAAAGGAGAAGTTTTTAGTTTGGTACAAGCATATATTTTTTAGTTAAGACCACTTGATCTTAGTCTTCACAGTTTTTATATAATCAATATATTTCTCATCAGGTTTCTTATTGGTGAACAGATAATCGAAATCACCTATATCTCCAAATGAAAATGGATATATCTGATTGAATTTGGTATCATCCACCATAGCGAAATTCAATCTGCTCCTACTGATGATTTTTCGCTTGATATCACATTCAGGCAATGTTCTATTGGATAATCCATTTTCTAGAGAAACACCACTTGCAGTAATGAATGATTTATCAAAATAGAAATCATCGATGAATCTCATTGCAGCATCACCAGTTGCTGATATAGTTTTTCTGTTTACACTACCCGGTATCATTATTAGGTTAACATCCAAATCTGTATCAATAACTTTTATAGCGAACAAAAGATTGTTAGTGACTATAGTCAAATCTTTTTTTGATTCCATAATTTCAGCCAGATGCATATGAGTTGTACCTGAATCAACAAATATGGTATCCCTATCTTTTATATAAGGTTCCGCTAAATCTGAAATTAAGATCTTTTTATCTGAAAGATGGTCAATCCTTGCTTTTATATTAATCAGATTATCATTAATATTCGCTGTTACATATCCGTATTCTTTTTGTATCTTGTCATCGGACAATAATTGATTGATATATCTTCTTACTGTACTCTCAGAAAGTTTGAAGACCTCCATCAATTCTTGAACTTTTACTTCTTTGTTCTTAAAAATATATTCTTCTACTTCAGTAATTTTTTTCGCCAAACACTCACACCCTGACCTTTAGAGATTCCTCAAAACATATTGGTATTATATCACCAAATGTTTTAACAATCAAGCATGTAACAATCTCTTTAGTTAGTCAGTTTATCAGCTAGTTTTATGGCATTTACCATACTTATGGAATTGGCTATTCCTTTGCCTGCTATATCGAATGCTGTTCCATGGTCCACAGAAGTTCGCAATACCGATAGTCCTGCAGAAGTATTCACACCTGATTCGAATGCATACATTTTGAAAGGAATATGTCCTTGGTCATGATACATTGCTACAACGATGTCAAATTCACCTTTGATGCCTCTGTAGAATACTGTATCAGGTGGAATAGGTCCTACAACGTTGAGATGTTTCATTTCCTCAATTGCAGGAGTTATTATTTTTTCTTCTTGATTTCCGAACAAACCATTTTCACTTGAATGAGGGTTGATTCCTGCAACAGCTATTCTAGGTTCTCTCTTCAATATTTTTTTCATATTATCATGTGCAAGTTCTATAACTTTCTTGACACGATCTTTTGACAATGTTTTAATTGCATCTTCAAGAGATACGTGCGTAGACACATGAATGATAGATAGCTTTTCATCATATAGATGCATAGCATAATCTTTAGTTCCGCATTGTGTAGCGAATATTTCTGTGTGACCAGGAAAATTGTGACCAGCCATGTGCAAAGCTTCTTTATTGATTGGTGCAGTTGTTACAGCCCTAGCTTTTTCATCCTTAACATGTTGTATAGCCGAGATTATATACTCATAAGCTGCATGTCCACACATACTACTTAACTGGCCTATATTATATTTTTCCATTTCAATATTATCAAAATCCAATACATTAAGTATCTCACTTGAATAATTTGCTTCTTCTATTGTATCTATCTTATTTAATTCATATCCAGTAATACCAATTCTATCTTTTATCATTGATAGTACTTTCATATCACCGAATACAACAACTGGTATTTTATTTACATCTTTATCCTTGAAACAGCTTAATATGATTTCTGGCCCTATACCAGCAGGGTCTCCCATTGTCAAAATGATTGGTTTAACTTTCATTACTCTCACCTCAAATAATCTAATATATCACTAAATGTTTCTTTGTTACCGAAAGCTCCCGCCTTAGTTACTACATGTATATCGCAGTACTTTTCATGTACGAATCTTCCCATAGGTATCGCTGGAAGAACTTCGTCAATTATCTTCATGCCTTCGATATTGAGATAATTGGCTATTTTAATTAATGTATCACCACCTGTAATGAATAACCCCGATAAATCATTGCTTGCTTCATTTAATATTTCACCTGTAATCTCACCTAATCCTTTTGCGATGAAATCACTGGTTTCGTACTTATTAAGACCTTTTTCTTCTGCATATTCACATGCTGTTTGTATGTCTTTCTTATCTTTTGCAGTACGTATGACGATATCTTTCTTATCATTTATCAACTGTAGAATATTCTGTAGAATTTTCTCTTTTCTATCATCTTCAAAAAAATCTTGTATAGAAATATCAATTATATCAAAATCATGACTTGTGTAAGCATAAATGATTTGTTCTCTTGTAACATCACTAACACTTCCTATTATCGATAATATTGATTTACGTATCTTCAATTGAAAAGCATCCGTAATATATTCAGCAAGTCCTGCTGTCCCTACAATAATAAACTGTGAGTCGAGCTTGGATATCATTTCAGAAAGCATTTTCAGATCAATGTCAGACTCTGCATCAAAAACTACAATTTCAGTTCCTTCATTTCTTAGTTCTATAAGTTTTTCTAAGAGTTTTTCTTCTGTATAATCGTAGTCCTTAGTAATGACTTCAACTTTCCTCTGACATTGATTAGCAATTATATCTGGAATATATGATTGATTCACAGGTGTTTTCGGGTCTTTGGCTATTTCTGTTTCCTGTAAAAACTTACCATTAACTTTTACATGACCCTCTATGGTTTTTCTACCATTAGAAGGTAATGCAGGGATTACAACAGCAAAATCGTATCCCATACCCTGCATGCATCCATCAATCTCAGACCCAATATTACCTCTGAATGTGGAATCTAATTTCTTATACACCAATACATTATCTAATTGTTTTATTTTCTTAGATATTTTATATACTTTTTCATATGCGGTAACCTTATCATCAAATCTACTTTCTGTATCAAATACTACTACATCATTATCTGTTATATTACTCATCAATTCATTGATATTAGTTGTAACAACAGTTTGCAATCCTTTCTTAGCAAATTGGACTCCTGTATCATTTGAACCAGTAAAATCGTCTGCAATTATAGCCAACTTCATGTTTATTCCTCCTTAATACCAAGAAAGAACCAAACTCATCAATACAGGTTCTTTCTTAGTAACATCTTCTACTTGTCCTTTTTCTTCATTCTTTTTCTAATAAACGAAGTAAAGAC
The sequence above is a segment of the Vallitalea longa genome. Coding sequences within it:
- the pdxA gene encoding 4-hydroxythreonine-4-phosphate dehydrogenase PdxA, with the protein product MKVKPIILTMGDPAGIGPEIILSCFKDKDVNKIPVVVFGDMKVLSMIKDRIGITGYELNKIDTIEEANYSSEILNVLDFDNIEMEKYNIGQLSSMCGHAAYEYIISAIQHVKDEKARAVTTAPINKEALHMAGHNFPGHTEIFATQCGTKDYAMHLYDEKLSIIHVSTHVSLEDAIKTLSKDRVKKVIELAHDNMKKILKREPRIAVAGINPHSSENGLFGNQEEKIITPAIEEMKHLNVVGPIPPDTVFYRGIKGEFDIVVAMYHDQGHIPFKMYAFESGVNTSAGLSVLRTSVDHGTAFDIAGKGIANSISMVNAIKLADKLTN
- a CDS encoding four-carbon acid sugar kinase family protein, with the protein product MKLAIIADDFTGSNDTGVQFAKKGLQTVVTTNINELMSNITDNDVVVFDTESRFDDKVTAYEKVYKISKKIKQLDNVLVYKKLDSTFRGNIGSEIDGCMQGMGYDFAVVIPALPSNGRKTIEGHVKVNGKFLQETEIAKDPKTPVNQSYIPDIIANQCQRKVEVITKDYDYTEEKLLEKLIELRNEGTEIVVFDAESDIDLKMLSEMISKLDSQFIIVGTAGLAEYITDAFQLKIRKSILSIIGSVSDVTREQIIYAYTSHDFDIIDISIQDFFEDDRKEKILQNILQLINDKKDIVIRTAKDKKDIQTACEYAEEKGLNKYETSDFIAKGLGEITGEILNEASNDLSGLFITGGDTLIKIANYLNIEGMKIIDEVLPAIPMGRFVHEKYCDIHVVTKAGAFGNKETFSDILDYLR